The Desulfobulbaceae bacterium genome contains a region encoding:
- a CDS encoding sigma-54-dependent Fis family transcriptional regulator: MHTILIVDDEPNYQIVLGEFLKDEGFETMTADNGQQALDLVKNNDINLVITDMQMPGMDGFALLQAIKEFSGTIPVIMITAYGEVEKAVRAMQLGAFNYLTKPFNTEELLACANKAIEHYSLAQENQRLQKEISKRYRFDQLIGKNKSMLQLYNLIERVAPTQSTVLITGESGTGKELVARAIHYNSTRNTAPFISVNCAALPEALLESEFFGHERGAFTGAVAMRKGKFEAADTGTIFLDEIGDMPLSLQAKLLRVIQEKTFERIGANKTIQVDVRIVAATNKDLKDEVAQGTFREDLYYRLNVIHLPLPPLRERQDDIPILAEHFVRKYASQSGRPNLTIAQQTLRFLTTLPWDGNVRELENTIERATVLCQGPVIEPEDVQPLSGVVSSSEENYVNLNLDLIPDDAKLTDVLNEIEGKMLNRALEETNFVQTQAAKKLGITKSLLQYKMKKFQIKRSDG; the protein is encoded by the coding sequence ATGCACACTATTCTGATTGTCGACGATGAGCCCAACTACCAAATTGTCCTAGGAGAATTCCTCAAAGACGAAGGCTTTGAGACTATGACTGCCGATAACGGTCAACAAGCCCTCGATTTGGTAAAAAACAATGACATCAACCTGGTAATTACCGACATGCAGATGCCCGGCATGGACGGCTTCGCCCTGCTTCAGGCAATCAAGGAATTCAGCGGCACTATTCCGGTTATCATGATTACCGCTTATGGTGAAGTGGAGAAAGCAGTTCGCGCCATGCAGCTCGGGGCTTTCAATTATTTAACCAAGCCCTTCAATACCGAAGAGCTTCTGGCCTGCGCCAACAAGGCCATCGAACACTACTCACTTGCCCAGGAGAACCAGCGACTACAGAAGGAGATAAGCAAACGCTACCGTTTTGATCAGCTCATTGGCAAAAACAAATCCATGCTCCAACTTTACAACCTTATCGAACGGGTAGCACCGACCCAGTCCACCGTTCTGATTACTGGCGAATCTGGGACCGGCAAAGAGCTAGTCGCCCGGGCCATTCATTACAACAGCACCAGGAACACAGCGCCATTTATCTCAGTAAATTGCGCCGCACTGCCTGAAGCACTCCTTGAAAGCGAGTTTTTCGGCCACGAACGGGGGGCATTTACCGGCGCCGTTGCCATGCGCAAAGGAAAATTTGAGGCAGCTGACACCGGCACCATTTTTCTCGATGAAATAGGAGACATGCCCCTGTCCCTCCAGGCCAAACTGCTCCGGGTAATTCAAGAAAAAACATTTGAACGAATCGGCGCCAACAAAACCATCCAAGTGGATGTCCGAATTGTTGCGGCCACCAACAAAGACTTAAAAGACGAAGTAGCGCAAGGAACCTTCCGCGAAGATCTCTACTATCGATTGAACGTTATTCACCTTCCCCTTCCCCCCTTACGAGAACGTCAAGACGATATTCCAATCCTGGCTGAGCACTTCGTAAGAAAATATGCTTCCCAAAGTGGTAGACCCAATCTGACCATTGCGCAACAGACCTTACGCTTTCTTACCACGCTCCCATGGGATGGCAATGTCAGAGAACTCGAAAACACCATCGAACGAGCGACAGTCCTCTGCCAGGGACCAGTGATCGAGCCCGAAGATGTCCAACCTCTGTCCGGAGTTGTTTCTAGCAGTGAAGAGAATTACGTCAATCTGAACCTTGATCTGATCCCAGACGATGCCAAGCTAACCGATGTCTTAAATGAAATTGAAGGGAAAATGCTCAACAGAGCACTGGAGGAAACCAATTTCGTCCAGACTCAAGCCGCAAAAAAACTCGGGATCACCAAGAGCCTTCTGCAATACAAGATGAAAAAATTTCAGATCAAACGGTCGGACGGCTGA